From the Finegoldia magna ATCC 29328 genome, the window ATTGGCAATGAAATCAAAGTTCACAAAAACGGTGATTATGTAAAAGCTGTTGCAATGAATATCAACGACGATTTTAGCTTGAAAGTAAAATACGACGACGGAACAATTGAAGATTTAAATATAGGAGAGATTTTTTTATAAAATCTCTTTTTTTTATTGGTCTATTTCCTTCCAAGCATCATCATGATCGACTAATTCGATTTTTTTGTTTTTCTTGGATTCTTCGTATTCTTTTATTACTTTGATATCATAATCGTCCGATAACTTTTCAAGTGCTAGGGTTTTAATCATTGTTGACAGTCCTACTCCATGAGTGTCGGCAATTTTTTTCAACGCATTTATTTCATTTTCATTAAATCTTACATTAATTTTACGCGACATATTATACTCCTTCTTTTTTAATTCATTATATCAAAAAAATTTCTTTTTTTTATTGACAAACTAAAAATAAAATGATATTATCATATTAACAAATGAACAAGTATTCATATGTTCATATAAAGGATGTGATAGATATAGATAAATTCAACGATGAAAAATGTGAAGTAACGCTAATTCACGAGGATAATGTAAAAAAAGCTATCAATGAGCTTCCAGATGACGAATTGATCGCCGATTTGTCCGATATGTTCAAGATTTTCGGAGATCAAACAAGGGTGAAGATTTTGATGGCGTTGGAAAGTGGAGAGTTGTGCGTGTGCGACATTGCAGCTGTGATGGATATGAGTCAGTCTGCTATTAGTCACCAATTAAGGGTGTTGAAACAAAGCAACATTGTGAAGACTAGACGTCAAGGAAAAGTTGTGTATTATTCGATTTCGGATGATCATGTGAAAGAAATTTTCGACATTGCGATAGTACACGTGCAAGAATAACGAGAAATAATTTAGAAAAATAAAAAAATAAAAAGGAGAAAGTTATGAAAAGAAGATACACATTAGAAAATTTGGGATGTGCAAATTGTGCAGCAAAAATGGAAGAGAAAATTAAGGAATTGGACGGAGTAAATTCTGTTACTGTGAATTTTATCACTACAAAAATGGTGTTGGATGTAGAAGATGACAAGTTTGATACTGTTTTGGCGCAAGCAAAAGACATTATCAAATCAATTGAACCTTTAGTTGAAGTGAAATAATGAACAAGGAAATTAAATTAACGATAGTTTCGGCTATTCTTTTTGCAATTGGATTTTTCATCGAACAACCTTACGTTAAGCTTGCGGTGTTCGCTGTGAGTTATCTGATTGTGGGAATTCCAGTGATTAAGTTAGCGTTTTTGAATTTGAAAAACGGTCAGTTATTTGACGAGAATTTTCTGATGATGATTGCAACTGTGGGTGCGTTTATCATTGGAGAATACGCAGAAGCTGTCGCTGTTATGCTTTTTTATCAAATCGGGGAGATTTTTCAAGATAAGGCTGTTGGGAAATCTCGTGATTCAATCAAGGAATTGATGGATATTGCGCCTACTTTTGCGAATTTGAAAACGGAAGATGGCTACGACAAGGTGGATCCTTACGATGTGAGCGTGGGAGATATTATCGTGATTAAACCAGGAGAGAAAGTTCCGTTGGACTGCGTGGTAGTAGATGGAAGCTCCATGGTTGACACGAAGGCGTTGACTGGAGAAAGTGTTCCAATCACAGTCGCAAAAGGCGAAGAGCTTTTGTCGGGTTACATCGTGGTGGACAAGGTTTTAAATGCGAAAGTTACCAAGGATTTTGAAAACTCTGCAGTGACGAAGATTTTGGATTTGGTGGAAAATGCATCCAGCCAAAAAAGTCAACAAGAAAAATTCATCACGAAATTTGCAAGAGTATACACTCCTGTTGTGGTATTTGTAGCAGCGGCTCTTGCGATATTGATGCCTTTGATTTTGAAACAACCTTTCCAAGTGTGGTTGTATCGTGCGTTGACATTCCTTGTAATTTCGTGTCCTTGCGCACTTGTAATCAGCGTTCCGTTGAGCTTTTTCTCAGGAATTGGCGCGAGCAGCAAGGCTGGGATTTTGGTCAAAGGAAGTAACTACATCGAAAAGTTAGCAGAAACAGACACTGTTGTTATGGATAAAACTGGAACATTGACACAAGGCGTGTTCAAAGTTGTAGAAGCAAAATCAGTTGGATTTTCAGATGAAGAAATGCTCCAATACGTTGCGAGTGCTGAGAAATCATCCAACCATCCAATCGCACAATCGATTATTGATTATTATGGGGACAAAGAATATTTGAACTTGGACTCTGCAGAAAATATCGCAGGCCAAGGGATACAAGCTGTGATAAATGGCAAACAAATCCTAGCGGGAAATGCGAAGCTTTTAAAAGATGTTGAATTTGAACCGATTGACACTACAGACACTGTTGTCTACGTTGCAATCGATGGAAAATTTGCGGGATATATCAAAATCGCAGACAAAATCAAACAAGATAGCGCACAAGCAATTGTTGATATGAAAAATGTCGGCATCAAAAAAACATACATGCTAACTGGTGATAATGAATCAGTAGCCAAATCAGTAGCAGAAAATCTTAAAATTGACGAATACAAATCCAAGCTACTTCCACAAGACAAGGTTGAAATTGTAAAAGATTTGATAGAAAAGGGAAGAAAAGTGGCATTCGTAGGTGACGGAATCAACGATGCGCCAGTGCTTGCACTCAGTGATGTCGGAATTTCCATGGGACAAATCGGAAGCGATGCGGCAATTGAAGCGAGTGATGTCGTAATCATGACAGACGAGCTAACGAAAATCGCCCAAGCAATCAAAATCTCCAAGAAAACACTCAAAATCGCAAAACAAAACGCGTATTTTGCAATCGGTGTGAAAATAATTGTGCTAATATTATCGGCACTTGGACTTACAAACATGTGGGCTGCAATCTTCGCAGACGTCGGAGTTACAGTGCTTGCTATTTTGAATTCATTCAGAGCTATGCGAGTTAGTTGAGTAAAATCGAAATCTCATTTATACTAATCGTAAAGGAGATGATAAAATGAAAATAGTAGGCTATGTGTTTTTAGGAATATTTGCGATAGCACTCATTTATGGAATTTATTCAATATCGAGAATATTGGCAATCGCCAAGATTAGAAAAAACGTCAACTCAGAAAAAGTGTGGCAAACTATCTCACAAAATAACCGCCAACCAGTAGCGTTGGATAGGATTTTGATGAGAAAAAACAACAGAAAATTTACCAAAAAAGAACAAGAAATGATATTGAAAAGAATATCTACTTGTAGAAAATGTATCCTTGTAGGACTATTAGCATTGATACTTGCAATAGTGTTTATAGCGATAGGGTAATGAAAAAAATATGCGTCAGAGTAAAATCTGACGCATTTTTTAATCCAATAAATGTGAGCGTTTCAACACTGGACGCACTGCCATGTACAAAATATTTGCAACGATAACAGTCACAACAGCATTGAAGAAAGTTACACCGGCACTGATTTTCGCCAATGCAGATGCTATTTGTTGTGGTTGACCCAAGACATATAATTTATAAAAATAACCTACTAATGGATCAGCAAACACATTGAACAACATTCCTGCACATGAAGCGATAACAGCCCACTTCAAAATGTATTTGTTGTCGTTAGATTCGTTGATTTTCTTGGATTTGTGAGCGATTGCTCCCACAATCAAACCAATACACAACTTCAACACGAAAGTCTTCGGAGCAACCATTATATACACAGGATCCATGATATCTGCGATAGTCATTCCGATAGCCCCAGCAAGTCCACCGTAAAGACCGCCGAGTAAAAGCGCAGCCAAAACCAAGAACACGTTACCAAAATGGATTGATGTGAAATCTCCACCCGGAACTGGCACCTTGATTTGCAAATAAGTGAACGTGATGAAACATAATGCAGCAAGCACTGCACATTGAACAAGCTTGTGAGTTTTTATCTTCAAATAAACCCCTCCTCAAAATAATTATAATTAAAGTGTATGGCTAATGGCATTGTTTGTCAATTGATTTTACACAAAATGAAATAAAGTTTGACAACAACAAACGTTTACAAATTATTAAGAATTAGACTTTAGAACTTTTTATATTATTTGATATAATAAAATTAAAGACAAAAATCTAATAATAATATGCAATAAAAAAACAAATCCGAAGATTTGTTTAGTCCACCAATGTGGGCTCTTTCGGGCGATTTGAGTAAACTTTTATTTGAACTCATGATGTAATCTCATATAGGTATTAAACTGAGATTAACTAAATTATATTAGAAAACCCAATTTTTGTCAACGTTTATCTGGAGGATTTATGAAAAGCGAAAAAAAATATTATATCGGATTGGATGTAGGTACTAATAGTGTAGGATGGGCTGTGACTGACGAATTCTATAATATTCTTAGAGCCAAAGGAAAAGATTTGTGGGGAGTAAGATTATTTGAAAAAGCAGACACTGCAGCAAACACAAGAATATTTAGAAGTGGTAGAAGAAGAAACGACAGAAAAGGTATGCGTCTTCAAATTTTGAGAGAAATTTTTGAAGATGAAATCAAAAAGGTTGACAAAGACTTCTATGACAGACTTGATGAAAGCAAATTCTGGGCTGAAGACAAGAAAGTATCTGGGAAATATTCGTTATTTAATGATAAAAATTTCAGCGACAAGCAATATTTTGAAAAGTTTCCTACTATTTTTCATCTTAGAAAATATTTAATGGAAGAACATGGAAAAGTAGACATTAGATACTATTTTCTAGCTATCAATCAAATGATGAAAAGAAGGGGACATTTTCTAATAGATGGTCAGATTTCTCACGTTACAGATGATAAACCATTAAAAGAACAACTTATTCTATTAATAAATGATTTATTAAAAATCGAATTAGAAGAAGAGCTTATGGATTCGATATTTGAAATTTTGGCGGATGTGAACGAGAAAAGAACAGACAAGAAAAACAATCTAAAAGAGCTTATAAAAGGACAAGATTTTAATAAACAAGAAGGTAACATCCTAAACTCGATTTTTGAATCAATAGTTACTGGTAAAGCAAAAATAAAAAATATAATTTCAGATGAAGACATTCTTGAAAAAATAAAGGAAGATAACAAGGAAGATTTCGTTCTTACAGGAGATAGCTACGAGGAAAATCTCCAATATTTTGAGGAAGTTTTACAAGAAAACATAACATTGTTTAACACACTTAAATCAACATATGATTTTTTAATCCTTCAATCTATTTTAAAAGGTAAGAGCACACTTTCTGATGCACAAGTCGAACGATACGATGAACATAAAAAAGACCTCGAAATACTTAAAAAAGTAATAAAAAAATACGATGAAGATGGAAAATTGTTCAAGCAAGTATTCAAGGAAGATAATGGAAATGGATATGTTTCATATATTGGATATTATTTGAACAAAAACAAAAAGATTACCGCAAAGAAGAAAATATCAAATATTGAATTTACAAAATACGTTAAAGGAATTCTTGAAAAACAATGCGACTGTGAAGATGAAGATGTTAAGTATTTATTGGGGAAAATAGAACAAGAAAACTTTCTATTAAAACAAATATCATCCATAAATTCG encodes:
- a CDS encoding heavy metal translocating P-type ATPase; this translates as MNKEIKLTIVSAILFAIGFFIEQPYVKLAVFAVSYLIVGIPVIKLAFLNLKNGQLFDENFLMMIATVGAFIIGEYAEAVAVMLFYQIGEIFQDKAVGKSRDSIKELMDIAPTFANLKTEDGYDKVDPYDVSVGDIIVIKPGEKVPLDCVVVDGSSMVDTKALTGESVPITVAKGEELLSGYIVVDKVLNAKVTKDFENSAVTKILDLVENASSQKSQQEKFITKFARVYTPVVVFVAAALAILMPLILKQPFQVWLYRALTFLVISCPCALVISVPLSFFSGIGASSKAGILVKGSNYIEKLAETDTVVMDKTGTLTQGVFKVVEAKSVGFSDEEMLQYVASAEKSSNHPIAQSIIDYYGDKEYLNLDSAENIAGQGIQAVINGKQILAGNAKLLKDVEFEPIDTTDTVVYVAIDGKFAGYIKIADKIKQDSAQAIVDMKNVGIKKTYMLTGDNESVAKSVAENLKIDEYKSKLLPQDKVEIVKDLIEKGRKVAFVGDGINDAPVLALSDVGISMGQIGSDAAIEASDVVIMTDELTKIAQAIKISKKTLKIAKQNAYFAIGVKIIVLILSALGLTNMWAAIFADVGVTVLAILNSFRAMRVS
- the relB gene encoding type II toxin-antitoxin system RelB family antitoxin, whose amino-acid sequence is MSRKINVRFNENEINALKKIADTHGVGLSTMIKTLALEKLSDDYDIKVIKEYEESKKNKKIELVDHDDAWKEIDQ
- a CDS encoding cation transporter, giving the protein MKRRYTLENLGCANCAAKMEEKIKELDGVNSVTVNFITTKMVLDVEDDKFDTVLAQAKDIIKSIEPLVEVK
- a CDS encoding ArsR/SmtB family transcription factor, translating into MNKYSYVHIKDVIDIDKFNDEKCEVTLIHEDNVKKAINELPDDELIADLSDMFKIFGDQTRVKILMALESGELCVCDIAAVMDMSQSAISHQLRVLKQSNIVKTRRQGKVVYYSISDDHVKEIFDIAIVHVQE
- a CDS encoding ECF transporter S component, which translates into the protein MKIKTHKLVQCAVLAALCFITFTYLQIKVPVPGGDFTSIHFGNVFLVLAALLLGGLYGGLAGAIGMTIADIMDPVYIMVAPKTFVLKLCIGLIVGAIAHKSKKINESNDNKYILKWAVIASCAGMLFNVFADPLVGYFYKLYVLGQPQQIASALAKISAGVTFFNAVVTVIVANILYMAVRPVLKRSHLLD